In one Hymenobacter sp. DG25B genomic region, the following are encoded:
- a CDS encoding DUF2750 domain-containing protein → MIQDAATVDAKHQKFIDRICVSEIVWGLKSLNGWAISESNEFDNTELIPFWSDRAYAAACAKNEWSDYTPAEIPLVEFLENWCVGIHIDNGLIGTNMDSNMFCKEIEPLQLILDIISKMNKYKKPLKLSKYESSEDFKEQIQQILSKS, encoded by the coding sequence CATTGATAGAATCTGTGTTTCTGAGATTGTATGGGGATTAAAAAGCCTCAATGGTTGGGCTATTTCCGAATCCAATGAGTTTGATAACACAGAGTTGATACCCTTTTGGTCTGATAGGGCATATGCGGCTGCATGCGCTAAAAATGAGTGGTCGGATTATACTCCAGCCGAAATACCACTAGTAGAGTTTCTTGAAAACTGGTGCGTTGGAATTCATATTGACAACGGATTAATAGGTACCAACATGGATTCCAACATGTTCTGCAAGGAAATTGAACCCTTGCAACTAATCCTTGATATCATTTCGAAAATGAATAAATATAAAAAACCGCTGAAGTTGAGCAAGTATGAAAGTTCTGAAGACTTTAAAGAACAGATTCAACAAATCTTAAGCAAATCCTAA
- a CDS encoding glycoside hydrolase family 97 protein has protein sequence MISVKSLLPVTLLALSGYFAQAQTVHSPSNKLTLNFRLSPSGEPTYQLLFGTKPVLKPSKLGMLLQGQPGMDQGFTIAQTDSSQHDDTWTPVWGEVKQIRNHYKELAVTLAQSGQNGHRMVVRFRLYDDGLGFRYEFPEQPGLTYFTVQQEKTEFNLSGNHKTFWIPGDYDSNEYAYKTTRLSEIDAAAITPIQEKSAADRVQTPLMMKADDGLYLNIHEAALVNYPAMMLTVNRQTFGLTSTLVPSVTGAAAYLQTPEHTPWRTIVVSDKAPEVLASKLILNLNEPTKLTDTDWIKPQKMVGVWWEMHVNKSSWNYSDTGNLKLADTNWSQLKPNGHHGANTANVKRYIDFAAKHGLQSVLVEGWNVGWEDWAGNWKEEVFDFVTPYPDFNVAELQQYAASKGIKLIMHHETSGSVTNYERRQDEAFRFMKANGYDAVKTGYVGRIIPRGEHHDGQWMVNHYNRTADHMARQQIMVDMHESVRPTGMHRTYPNWLANEAARGNEFNAWSEGNPPEHETILPFTRLMGGPMDYTPGIFQIQLESWNPERNKGRQVHTTLTKQLALYVTMYSPLQMAADLPEAYEKHLDAFQFIKDVPVDWDDTRILAAEPGDYLTIARQAKGKDEWYLGAITDENARTQTVKLDFLKPGQRYEATIYADGKGASWDKNPMAYQIRKLKVNSKSALKLQMAAGGGTAVSIKSVEK, from the coding sequence ATGATATCTGTTAAATCTTTGCTGCCTGTAACGCTATTAGCGTTAAGCGGCTATTTCGCCCAGGCCCAAACCGTCCACTCCCCTTCCAACAAGCTCACGCTGAACTTCCGCCTGAGCCCGAGCGGGGAGCCGACTTACCAGCTGCTATTCGGCACGAAGCCCGTGCTGAAGCCCAGCAAGCTGGGCATGCTGCTGCAGGGCCAGCCGGGCATGGACCAGGGCTTTACCATTGCCCAAACGGATTCCAGTCAGCACGACGATACCTGGACGCCGGTGTGGGGCGAGGTGAAGCAGATCCGCAACCACTACAAAGAGCTGGCCGTCACGCTGGCGCAGTCGGGCCAAAACGGGCACCGCATGGTGGTGCGCTTCCGCCTCTATGATGACGGCCTGGGCTTCCGCTACGAGTTTCCCGAGCAGCCCGGCCTCACCTACTTCACGGTGCAGCAGGAGAAAACGGAGTTCAACCTCAGCGGCAACCACAAAACCTTCTGGATTCCCGGCGACTACGACTCCAACGAGTACGCCTATAAAACCACCCGTCTGAGCGAGATAGATGCCGCCGCCATTACGCCCATCCAGGAAAAATCTGCGGCGGACCGCGTGCAGACGCCCCTCATGATGAAGGCTGACGACGGGTTGTACCTCAACATTCACGAGGCCGCGCTGGTGAACTACCCGGCCATGATGCTGACCGTAAACCGGCAGACCTTCGGTCTAACAAGCACCCTGGTACCCAGCGTTACGGGTGCTGCCGCCTACCTGCAAACGCCCGAGCACACGCCCTGGCGCACCATTGTGGTGAGCGACAAAGCGCCCGAAGTGCTGGCCAGCAAGCTCATCCTGAACCTGAACGAGCCCACCAAACTCACCGACACGGACTGGATTAAGCCCCAGAAAATGGTAGGCGTGTGGTGGGAAATGCACGTGAACAAATCCAGCTGGAACTACTCCGATACCGGCAACCTCAAGCTGGCCGACACCAACTGGAGCCAGCTGAAGCCCAACGGCCACCACGGCGCCAACACCGCCAACGTGAAGCGCTACATCGATTTTGCTGCCAAACACGGCCTGCAGAGTGTGCTGGTAGAAGGCTGGAACGTGGGCTGGGAAGACTGGGCCGGAAACTGGAAAGAAGAGGTGTTCGACTTCGTGACCCCCTACCCCGATTTCAATGTGGCGGAGCTGCAGCAATATGCCGCCAGCAAGGGCATTAAGCTCATTATGCACCACGAAACCTCCGGCTCCGTGACCAACTATGAGCGTCGCCAGGACGAGGCGTTTCGCTTCATGAAAGCAAATGGCTACGATGCCGTGAAAACCGGCTACGTGGGCCGCATTATCCCGCGCGGAGAGCACCACGATGGCCAGTGGATGGTAAACCACTACAACCGCACCGCCGACCACATGGCCCGCCAGCAGATTATGGTGGACATGCACGAATCGGTGCGGCCTACGGGTATGCACCGCACCTACCCCAACTGGCTGGCTAATGAGGCTGCCCGCGGCAACGAGTTCAACGCCTGGAGCGAGGGCAACCCGCCCGAGCACGAAACCATTCTGCCCTTCACCCGCCTCATGGGCGGCCCCATGGACTACACGCCCGGCATCTTCCAGATTCAGCTGGAAAGCTGGAACCCCGAGCGCAACAAAGGCCGGCAGGTGCACACCACTCTCACCAAGCAGCTGGCCCTGTACGTAACTATGTACAGCCCCCTGCAAATGGCCGCCGACCTGCCCGAAGCCTACGAAAAGCACCTGGATGCTTTCCAGTTCATTAAAGACGTGCCCGTGGATTGGGACGACACCCGCATCCTGGCCGCCGAGCCCGGCGACTACCTCACCATAGCCCGCCAGGCCAAAGGCAAAGACGAGTGGTACCTCGGCGCCATCACCGACGAAAACGCCCGCACCCAAACCGTGAAGTTGGACTTCCTGAAGCCCGGCCAGCGCTACGAAGCCACCATCTACGCCGACGGCAAAGGCGCTTCCTGGGACAAAAACCCCATGGCCTACCAGATTCGGAAGCTGAAGGTGAACAGCAAATCAGCGCTGAAGCTCCAAATGGCCGCGGGTGGCGGCACGGCGGTCAGTATTAAGTCGGTGGAGAAGTAG